A stretch of the Malus sylvestris chromosome 10, drMalSylv7.2, whole genome shotgun sequence genome encodes the following:
- the LOC126584293 gene encoding transcription factor RSL2-like — MESAAAIAGWSSLGAMYSSDEEAEFMSQLLANCCVTNEMNEASSSAIPFAICPSYDFSKSSMDGIYQGSQYSSEIANLYFSNGNAYIMSNNETNHYNPNHIMETSYHNSEAFRPSDANATNLILFQGKEYGMNHHQELSNVTIENQPGAAIYEKLSQLNRESDHEMTIWEPAMENVVMVSEGSKKRPCSSVDVQKKRTVKAKKGQKAVLRGNVEDNDITTKRQSSSSSCSVDDDSINASHQDLSGGVSTSSLSPKGKKASRGSATDSQSIYARVSS, encoded by the exons ATGGAATCTGCAGCAGCTATTGCTGGATGGAGTTCACTTGGTGCAATGTACTCCTCCGATGAGGAGGCAGAGTTCATGTCCCAGTTGCTCGCTAACTGTTGCGTCACAAATGAGATGAATGAGGCTTCAAGCTCAGCAATCCCATTTGCAATTTGTCCTAGCTATGATTTTTCAAAATCTAGCATGGATGGCATTTATCAAGGTTCACAATACTCTTCAGAAATTGCTAatctttatttttcaaatggTAATGCTTATATTATGAGCAATAATGAAACAAATCACTATAATCCTAACCATATTATGGAAACAAGTTACCACAACTCAGAAGCATTTCGTCCGTCGGATGCCAATGCTACCAACTTGATTCTCTTTCAAGGCAAAGAATATGGCATGAATCATCACCAAGAACTGAGCAATGTCACTATTGAAAACCAGCCGGGAGCTGCTATTTATGAAAAGCTTTCGCAGCTTAATAGGGAGTCTGATCATGAGATGACGATATGGGAACCTGCAATGGAAAATGTAGTTATGGTTTCCGAAGGTTCTAAGAAGAGGCCTTGCAGTTCAGTAGAT GTGCAAAAGAAGAGGACTGTGAAGGCGAAGAAGGGCCAAAAGGCAGTGTTAAGGGGAAACGTTGAAGATAATGATATAACCACCAAACGGCAGAGCTCAAGCAGTAGCTGCTCAGTGGACGATGACTCCATTAATGCTTCTCATCAGGATCTGAGTGGAGGTGTGAGTACTTCGAGCTTGAGTCCAAAAGGGAAAAAAGCCAGTAGGGGATCAGCAACTGATTCCCAAAGCATATATGCAAGGGTAAGTTCATAA